In Chryseobacterium lactis, a single genomic region encodes these proteins:
- a CDS encoding T9SS type B sorting domain-containing protein, translated as MKKNLLLYFFILLLCTNKALSQTYQLTGNPVNTTGWTLVPSTIVSGDFVRLVDDITGASGAIKLNAPINLKYCDKWRVEFDFRIDGSGTSSFGKGDGFAFWYLANPPVTSQGGSGLGIPQNAVGLMLGFDIFNNATSSSMSKVHVAYGVVQNTTDTNNIEFFNTAGSSFHSPDLNSTQPFTGPTYKRVEVTGKIDPTTPANWIITIKIDGNTITSQSFAPSGGATTMTQGYFGFSASTGGASARHSIKNVKIYTDKVPVLQSIITKSFCPGSNTVDLTSFNSQFTSNPGNYTFTYYIQGSSTPIANPTNFQFNSNTTIAVSIKDPAQILCDNSDARIQLTITSAPTPTITASSPILCYGGSITLTSNQTTGNTWSTGETTPTITVITPGTYTLTNNSTGCTSSPASITITGEANPDIQITGNLALCESPTQLTASSIGTGNIYTWSNGTNGNSISVSAPGTYTVTVRTPAGCQYQKSVTVTQGVVPAVQNASLSQCSTTSTATFDLTSAQNNLSSTPGVSFDYYVSQADAIAGNANTIANPTAYISGNATIYVRVKSTTCAKIAELQLSISTTSTPTITASSSTICNGGNITLTSSQATGNTWSTGETTSTITITTPGTYTLTNTTAGCASQPASITITAESDPNIQITGNVILCESPTQLTASSTGTGNTYTWSNGTNGDTMSVSAPGTYTVTVRTPAGCQYQKSVAVTQGVVPAVQNASLSQCSTATTATFDLTSAQNNLSSTPGVSFDYYVSQADAIAGNNNTIANPTAYVSGNATIYVRVKSATCAKIAELQLSISTTTTPTITASSSTICNGGNITLTSSQATGNTWSTGETTPTITVSTPGTYTLTNTTTGCTSQPASITITAESDPNIQIMGSTILCESPTQLTASSTGTGNTYTWSNGTSGNTVSISSPGTYTVTVRTPTGCQYQKSVAVTQGVVPTIQNASLSQCSSATTATFDLTSAQNNLSSTPGVSFDYYVSQADAIAGNTNTIVNPTAYVSGNATIYVRIKSTTCAKIAELQLIINVKPTPVITASSTAICNGNSVILTSSIPTGNTWSTGATTPSITVTTAGTYTLTNTNGACIGDPVSITIGAGTDPNLQVTGNTVFCQGSSTTLTATASGTGNTFAWSNGVNTAANTVTTAGIYTVTVTTPAGCQYQKSVTVTMDPLIAVNIATPASITCTTSQITLDASSSVYQTGATFLWAATAGGNIVSGGNTLTPIVNNGGTYTLTITSATRNGCVKQASVTVTKNTTPPTVILSSPQLTICKGESVTITASGATTYTWNSLSGTGNTQTVSPGTTTTYSVTGTGANGCTGTATITIRVVPEIASTLHDIEICQGDKAILDAGSGLNYTYRWNTGATTQTINVNTEGTYTVTISNGYCSKTFTSIVSYIPRPQILKILYKDPVLTIIAKNNGTTPMEYSIDGELTWQTSNIFNNVLRNTQYPVSVRNKGTSCSSIAEYYTFFMANIITPNSDGINDVLNFSIISKYGNFAGNIFDRYGKEVFKITSKNPIWDGKYLGRPLPTDTYWYKLSWEDRFTKKPMELSGWVLLKNRE; from the coding sequence ATGAAAAAAAATCTACTTTTATATTTTTTCATCTTATTACTATGTACAAATAAGGCTTTATCGCAAACATATCAATTAACGGGAAATCCTGTAAACACCACTGGATGGACATTAGTTCCAAGTACAATTGTAAGCGGGGATTTTGTCAGACTCGTTGACGACATAACAGGTGCATCCGGAGCTATCAAATTAAATGCCCCAATTAACCTTAAGTATTGTGACAAATGGCGGGTAGAATTTGATTTCAGGATTGACGGAAGTGGTACTTCCAGTTTTGGAAAAGGAGATGGTTTTGCTTTCTGGTATTTGGCCAACCCACCTGTTACCAGCCAGGGTGGATCAGGATTAGGTATTCCCCAAAACGCTGTAGGGCTTATGCTTGGATTTGATATTTTCAATAATGCTACTTCTTCTTCAATGAGCAAAGTACATGTAGCCTATGGAGTGGTACAAAATACAACAGATACTAATAATATAGAATTCTTCAATACGGCCGGAAGTTCATTTCATTCTCCTGACCTTAATTCTACACAACCTTTTACAGGACCTACATATAAACGTGTTGAAGTCACAGGAAAAATAGATCCTACAACTCCAGCCAACTGGATTATCACAATAAAGATTGATGGCAACACGATTACCTCTCAGTCATTTGCACCGTCGGGTGGTGCAACTACGATGACACAGGGATATTTTGGCTTTTCAGCATCAACAGGAGGAGCCTCAGCGAGACATTCAATTAAAAATGTAAAAATCTATACAGATAAAGTACCGGTTTTGCAGAGTATCATTACAAAATCTTTCTGTCCGGGAAGTAATACAGTTGATCTTACTTCATTCAACTCTCAATTCACTTCCAATCCAGGTAATTATACTTTTACTTATTATATACAAGGAAGTTCAACTCCTATTGCTAACCCAACTAATTTTCAGTTTAACTCAAATACAACAATTGCTGTTTCCATCAAAGATCCTGCACAGATTTTATGTGACAATTCGGATGCCAGAATACAACTTACTATTACTTCTGCTCCAACACCTACTATTACAGCTTCCTCACCTATTCTGTGTTATGGAGGAAGCATAACCTTAACGTCTAATCAAACTACCGGAAATACTTGGTCAACCGGTGAAACAACACCTACAATTACTGTAATCACCCCGGGAACTTATACACTCACTAATAACTCGACCGGATGCACCAGCTCACCTGCCTCCATTACTATTACAGGAGAGGCAAACCCAGATATACAAATTACAGGAAACCTTGCATTATGTGAGTCACCGACTCAACTCACAGCATCTTCAATCGGTACAGGAAATATCTATACCTGGTCTAATGGTACAAATGGAAACTCTATTTCAGTTTCAGCACCAGGAACTTACACTGTAACTGTCAGAACTCCGGCCGGATGCCAATATCAAAAATCAGTAACTGTTACTCAGGGAGTTGTTCCGGCTGTTCAAAATGCCAGCTTAAGCCAATGTTCTACCACATCAACTGCGACTTTTGATTTAACCTCAGCTCAAAATAATCTCAGTTCAACTCCGGGAGTAAGTTTTGATTATTATGTCTCTCAGGCAGATGCCATCGCAGGAAATGCCAATACTATTGCTAATCCTACGGCTTATATATCAGGGAATGCGACTATTTATGTCAGAGTAAAGTCTACAACTTGTGCAAAAATTGCAGAACTTCAGCTTAGTATCAGTACGACATCGACTCCTACGATTACCGCTTCCTCTTCTACTATTTGTAATGGTGGAAATATTACCCTTACATCCAGCCAAGCTACAGGAAATACATGGTCAACGGGCGAAACAACATCCACTATTACTATAACCACTCCTGGAACTTATACATTAACCAACACAACAGCGGGATGTGCAAGTCAACCTGCTTCCATAACGATTACCGCGGAATCTGATCCGAATATCCAAATTACTGGAAACGTTATATTGTGTGAATCACCGACCCAACTTACAGCATCTTCGACGGGCACAGGAAATACCTATACCTGGTCTAATGGTACAAATGGAGATACCATGTCTGTTTCAGCACCAGGAACTTATACTGTAACAGTCAGAACTCCGGCCGGATGCCAATATCAAAAATCAGTGGCTGTTACTCAAGGAGTTGTTCCGGCTGTTCAAAACGCCAGTTTAAGCCAATGTTCTACTGCAACAACTGCTACTTTTGATTTAACCTCAGCTCAAAATAATCTAAGCTCAACTCCCGGAGTAAGTTTTGATTATTATGTCTCTCAGGCAGATGCGATTGCAGGAAATAACAATACTATTGCCAATCCAACAGCTTATGTATCAGGGAATGCGACTATTTATGTCAGAGTAAAATCTGCAACTTGTGCTAAAATTGCAGAACTTCAGCTTAGTATCAGTACGACAACAACTCCTACGATTACAGCTTCTTCTTCTACTATCTGTAATGGTGGAAATATTACTCTTACCTCCAGTCAGGCTACTGGAAATACATGGTCAACAGGTGAAACAACGCCTACGATTACTGTAAGCACTCCTGGAACTTATACATTAACCAACACAACTACTGGATGTACAAGTCAACCTGCTTCTATAACAATTACCGCTGAATCTGATCCAAATATCCAAATCATGGGAAGCACTATATTGTGTGAATCCCCGACCCAACTTACAGCATCTTCGACAGGCACAGGAAATACCTATACCTGGTCTAATGGCACAAGCGGAAATACTGTATCTATTTCATCACCAGGAACTTATACTGTAACAGTCAGAACTCCGACTGGATGCCAATATCAAAAATCAGTGGCTGTTACTCAGGGAGTTGTTCCTACGATTCAAAATGCTAGTTTAAGCCAGTGTTCTAGTGCAACGACAGCTACTTTTGATTTAACCTCAGCTCAAAATAACCTCAGTTCAACTCCAGGAGTAAGTTTTGATTATTATGTTTCTCAGGCAGATGCAATTGCTGGCAACACCAATACTATTGTCAATCCAACAGCTTATGTATCAGGGAATGCGACTATTTATGTAAGAATAAAGTCTACAACTTGTGCTAAAATTGCAGAACTTCAGTTAATTATAAATGTTAAACCCACACCTGTGATTACTGCTTCATCAACTGCAATATGTAATGGTAACAGTGTAATTTTAACATCAAGTATACCTACCGGAAATACGTGGTCTACAGGTGCTACTACGCCATCCATTACCGTCACCACAGCCGGAACATATACTTTAACAAATACCAATGGAGCCTGTATCGGTGATCCGGTAAGTATTACGATCGGAGCAGGAACAGATCCTAATCTTCAGGTTACGGGAAACACAGTCTTCTGTCAGGGTTCATCTACTACATTAACAGCAACCGCCTCGGGTACGGGAAATACTTTCGCCTGGTCCAATGGAGTAAACACCGCCGCTAACACAGTAACAACTGCGGGAATCTATACAGTGACCGTAACCACTCCTGCCGGATGCCAATATCAAAAATCTGTTACGGTAACAATGGATCCATTAATTGCAGTCAATATTGCAACTCCAGCCTCAATTACCTGTACAACTTCACAAATCACTTTAGACGCCAGCTCTTCCGTGTATCAAACCGGAGCTACATTTTTATGGGCTGCAACCGCCGGTGGAAATATTGTCTCCGGAGGGAATACTCTTACCCCGATTGTCAATAATGGAGGAACTTATACGCTCACCATTACCAGTGCAACCCGTAACGGATGTGTAAAACAAGCTTCCGTTACTGTGACTAAAAATACCACTCCGCCCACTGTTATCCTTTCTTCTCCACAACTGACCATCTGTAAAGGAGAATCTGTTACCATAACTGCATCCGGAGCCACAACTTATACATGGAATAGCCTTTCGGGAACAGGAAACACACAAACTGTCAGTCCAGGGACCACTACAACATATTCTGTAACCGGTACAGGAGCAAACGGATGTACAGGAACAGCAACTATTACTATCCGGGTGGTACCTGAGATTGCATCTACATTGCATGATATAGAGATTTGCCAGGGGGACAAAGCCATTCTGGATGCCGGATCAGGGTTAAATTATACTTACAGATGGAATACCGGAGCAACCACACAGACCATCAATGTAAATACTGAGGGAACTTATACGGTAACCATAAGTAATGGTTATTGTTCTAAAACTTTTACTTCTATCGTTTCCTATATTCCGAGACCACAAATTTTGAAGATCCTTTATAAAGATCCTGTTTTAACAATTATTGCTAAAAACAATGGCACTACTCCTATGGAATATTCTATCGACGGAGAGCTAACATGGCAAACCTCCAACATCTTCAATAATGTACTCAGAAACACTCAATATCCTGTATCGGTAAGAAATAAAGGGACATCCTGTTCTTCAATAGCAGAATATTATACATTTTTTATGGCTAATATCATCACTCCTAATTCTGATGGTATCAACGATGTTCTCAACTTCAGTATCATCAGTAAATACGGAAATTTTGCAGGCAATATTTTTGACCGATATGGGAAAGAGGTTTTTAAAATCACTTCAAAAAATCCTATATGGGATGGAAAATATTTAGGAAGACCTCTGCCTACCGATACCTATTGGTACAAGTTATCATGGGAAGACCGATTCACTAAGAAACCTATGGAATTATCCGGCTGGGTACTTTTAAAGAACAGAGAATAA
- a CDS encoding DUF4844 domain-containing protein produces MTKIFNKSLAYRFIVLSLITLTTYACNKSSDKTMNEIQNLKKLKTEPKFVSNGLYTGLENKSNEKSLSDLLDNIIDDFSKGAENNFTDEQYQNLIKKSLMKFDSFNLDTEDREYICGYFEKIMDAIGLESSGGALNEWLYGFKIE; encoded by the coding sequence TTGACAAAAATATTTAACAAAAGTTTGGCATATAGATTTATTGTATTGTCTTTAATTACACTAACTACTTATGCCTGTAATAAAAGCTCTGACAAAACAATGAATGAAATTCAAAACCTAAAAAAATTAAAGACAGAACCTAAATTTGTTTCAAATGGTCTGTATACGGGACTTGAAAATAAATCGAATGAAAAATCTTTATCAGATTTATTGGATAACATTATTGATGATTTTTCAAAAGGTGCAGAAAATAATTTCACTGATGAACAGTATCAGAATTTAATTAAAAAAAGTTTAATGAAATTTGATAGTTTTAACCTAGATACAGAGGATAGAGAATATATCTGTGGATATTTTGAAAAAATTATGGATGCAATTGGACTTGAAAGTTCAGGCGGTGCATTGAACGAATGGCTTTATGGATTTAAAATAGAATAA
- a CDS encoding DUF6443 domain-containing protein gives MKKNLLRTLFAFIGMLISLCTYAQTPTSNENYVQVTKCLDADCVKKAVTVQYFDGLGRPKQVVDVKASPTGKDVVTHIEYDGFGRQVKDFLPVPQSNTLNGNIVPNPLGNASSVYGAEKIYSEKQLENSPLDRLQQLTQVGNDWSNKPVKMDYDANSDNEVRRYETTTDYIEGRTLSVLKVTNSTNSLNGYYKKAQLYKNIVTDEDGNKTIEFKDGKGQVVLVRKVLSDTENADTYYIYNEYNQLAFVVPPSASEAIKNLAPATQIPDNVLNNLCYQYRHDGRDNLVEKKIPNKGWEYMVYDKGDKLVASQDANQREQNKWLVFKYDSFRRLAYTAIMTGGNRVTLQNQAKDIVVKETRDGGFINSGMRIFYSNSFLSSIEKVLTVNYYDTYPTYSFNPTFPTTVFGADILTDNPNNPATINHSTNSLLVMTMVKNLEDDNWTKNYNYYDDRGRVVSTYSINYLGGYSRTETELDFTGNPLKAYTYHARKADEAGVTVKERFVYDEGNRLKQHYHQVDSNPEELLADNTYNELSQLVNKKVGNNLQSIDYAYNIRGWMSDINKNQMTAPDLGGKLFSYKIKYTSRDGIENPDPTQFAGKNVIPRYNGNITEVDWRAVETIGANPSLTPKRYGYAYDKLNRLTAGYYQNPINPYSKENIESLAYDLNGNVINLYRTSVMEYGSNTATVIDNLAYDYNGNQATRIKDNSGNSTGYEGTTGFPIEYDANGNMKNMMDKQITGIAYNHLNLPNTVNIGFDQITTQINTKYRADGAKLRKENIKSSIGFAGTDTTVQTTDYLDGFQYFKSTSSSTGGGGGSSELLMMSKRAFEPQAFTPIGIIEPTIDPPFGGGGIIANLKTPDLQFFATSEGFYDYNKNQYIYQYKDHLGNVRVSFARNSAGVLEIVDNNDYYPFGMNHLKTGNSFFGQSSFKNYKFGGKELQETGFYDFGARLYMNDVVRWGVIDPLAETTRRWSPFAYAFNNPLRYIDPDGRSNNDWVRTQNGVFYDSRVTSQADAEQAYGAGATYIAPNSEQATYTATDGNTYQLGEHGFILKNGSEVLVGEDYADYAVDTSGKLAKQGLTAAGMTITAGGGPEDVPADVIAAGIASIYLTGALIQKLDYEMSKIDEKPEGPNGTQYSLRATADGEYPVMSSGSSAPTGTTHLNAGDVWKYGETTSQNRYSDSELKSIGPGVKQVNEFSGTQRQIKMMEKAKIYNYFFQNGNLPPGNKIFR, from the coding sequence ATGAAAAAAAATCTATTACGAACCTTATTCGCATTCATAGGAATGCTGATAAGTTTATGTACTTATGCACAAACACCCACCTCCAATGAAAACTACGTACAGGTTACAAAATGCCTTGATGCAGATTGTGTTAAAAAAGCCGTAACAGTACAGTATTTTGATGGATTAGGAAGACCTAAACAGGTTGTTGATGTAAAGGCTTCACCCACAGGAAAAGATGTCGTTACGCACATCGAATATGATGGATTTGGCAGACAGGTCAAAGATTTCTTACCTGTACCACAGTCAAACACACTCAACGGAAATATTGTACCCAATCCGCTAGGAAATGCTTCATCAGTCTACGGAGCAGAAAAGATTTATTCAGAGAAGCAGTTGGAGAACTCACCATTAGATAGGTTACAGCAACTCACGCAGGTTGGTAATGATTGGAGCAACAAACCTGTAAAAATGGATTATGATGCTAATTCCGATAATGAAGTGAGACGTTATGAAACTACTACCGATTATATTGAGGGTAGAACATTATCAGTTCTAAAAGTCACCAACAGCACCAACTCCCTGAACGGCTACTATAAAAAAGCTCAATTATATAAAAACATCGTTACTGATGAAGACGGAAATAAAACCATTGAGTTCAAAGACGGCAAAGGTCAGGTAGTTCTAGTAAGAAAAGTATTGAGCGACACAGAAAATGCGGACACTTACTATATCTATAACGAATACAATCAGTTAGCATTTGTTGTACCGCCTAGTGCGTCAGAAGCAATCAAAAACTTAGCACCAGCAACACAGATACCAGATAATGTACTGAACAACCTTTGCTATCAATACAGACATGACGGCAGAGACAATCTCGTTGAAAAGAAAATACCTAACAAGGGTTGGGAATACATGGTTTATGATAAGGGAGACAAATTAGTAGCTTCACAGGATGCGAACCAAAGAGAGCAAAATAAATGGCTAGTTTTCAAATATGATTCTTTCAGACGCTTAGCCTACACAGCTATTATGACGGGTGGAAACAGAGTTACACTACAAAATCAGGCTAAAGATATAGTTGTTAAAGAAACGAGAGACGGTGGATTTATCAACAGTGGCATGAGAATATTTTACAGCAACTCATTTTTAAGCTCAATCGAAAAGGTTTTAACTGTAAACTATTATGATACCTATCCGACATACAGTTTCAATCCAACATTTCCCACCACTGTATTTGGAGCAGATATTCTAACAGACAATCCAAATAATCCCGCAACCATTAACCACAGTACAAACAGCCTTTTGGTAATGACAATGGTTAAGAATCTTGAAGATGATAATTGGACAAAAAACTACAATTATTATGATGACAGAGGTAGGGTTGTAAGCACATATTCAATAAATTATTTGGGAGGTTATTCCAGAACGGAAACCGAACTAGATTTTACAGGAAATCCGTTAAAAGCTTATACATATCATGCAAGAAAAGCAGATGAAGCAGGAGTTACAGTCAAAGAAAGATTTGTTTATGACGAGGGGAACAGACTTAAACAACATTATCATCAGGTAGATAGTAACCCAGAGGAATTATTGGCAGATAATACCTACAATGAACTTTCACAATTAGTTAATAAAAAAGTAGGAAATAATTTACAGAGCATTGATTACGCCTACAATATCAGAGGTTGGATGTCTGATATTAACAAAAATCAAATGACCGCACCTGATTTAGGCGGTAAATTGTTTTCATATAAAATTAAATACACAAGCAGAGACGGAATAGAAAATCCCGACCCGACACAGTTTGCAGGTAAAAATGTAATTCCGAGATATAACGGGAACATTACAGAAGTGGACTGGAGAGCCGTTGAAACAATAGGTGCAAATCCGTCTTTAACACCAAAAAGATATGGCTATGCTTATGATAAATTAAACAGATTAACAGCAGGTTATTATCAGAATCCAATTAATCCATACAGCAAAGAAAACATTGAATCTTTAGCGTATGATTTGAACGGGAACGTAATAAATCTTTACAGAACATCTGTAATGGAATATGGAAGCAATACGGCTACCGTAATTGATAATCTCGCTTACGACTATAACGGAAATCAAGCTACCAGAATCAAAGATAATAGCGGTAACAGTACAGGATATGAGGGTACAACAGGTTTTCCGATTGAGTATGATGCGAACGGAAATATGAAAAACATGATGGATAAGCAGATTACAGGAATAGCTTATAATCATTTGAATTTGCCTAATACTGTAAATATTGGCTTTGACCAAATTACTACACAGATTAATACAAAATACCGTGCTGACGGAGCAAAACTAAGAAAAGAGAATATTAAAAGCTCAATTGGTTTTGCGGGAACAGATACTACTGTACAAACAACTGATTATTTAGATGGATTCCAATATTTCAAATCCACATCAAGTAGTACAGGGGGCGGAGGTGGAAGCTCAGAACTTTTAATGATGTCAAAACGTGCATTTGAGCCACAAGCATTTACACCTATCGGAATTATTGAGCCAACGATTGACCCACCTTTTGGCGGTGGCGGGATTATTGCCAATTTAAAAACACCAGATTTACAATTTTTTGCAACATCGGAAGGATTTTATGATTACAACAAAAATCAATACATTTACCAATACAAAGACCATTTAGGCAATGTAAGGGTAAGTTTTGCAAGAAACAGCGCAGGAGTTCTTGAAATTGTAGACAATAACGATTATTACCCATTCGGAATGAATCACCTGAAAACAGGAAACTCATTCTTTGGGCAAAGTAGCTTCAAAAATTACAAGTTCGGAGGCAAAGAATTACAGGAAACAGGGTTTTACGACTTTGGTGCTAGGCTATATATGAATGATGTTGTAAGATGGGGAGTAATTGACCCTCTCGCAGAAACAACTAGAAGATGGTCACCATTTGCGTATGCTTTCAATAATCCTTTGCGATATATTGACCCAGATGGTAGAAGTAATAACGATTGGGTAAGAACTCAAAACGGTGTCTTTTATGATAGCAGAGTGACAAGCCAAGCAGATGCAGAACAGGCATACGGAGCAGGAGCAACCTATATAGCACCAAACAGTGAACAGGCTACATATACCGCTACTGATGGCAATACCTATCAATTAGGTGAGCATGGATTCATTCTTAAAAATGGTAGTGAGGTCCTAGTTGGAGAAGACTACGCAGATTATGCGGTTGACACTTCGGGGAAATTGGCAAAACAAGGTCTTACAGCAGCAGGAATGACGATAACAGCAGGTGGTGGTCCAGAAGATGTACCTGCGGACGTTATAGCTGCGGGGATTGCTTCAATATATTTGACAGGTGCATTAATCCAAAAATTGGATTATGAAATGTCTAAAATTGATGAAAAACCTGAAGGACCAAATGGAACTCAATATTCATTAAGAGCTACAGCTGACGGCGAATATCCTGTTATGAGTTCAGGAAGTTCAGCACCTACGGGAACAACACATCTTAATGCAGGTGATGTTTGGAAGTATGGAGAAACAACATCACAAAATAGATACTCTGACAGCGAGTTAAAATCAATAGGTCCAGGCGTTAAACAAGTTAATGAATTTAGCGGAACTCAAAGACAAATAAAAATGATGGAAAAAGCTAAAATTTACAATTACTTTTTCCAAAATGGAAATTTACCCCCAGGAAATAAAATATTTAGATAA
- a CDS encoding ParB/RepB/Spo0J family partition protein — protein MSNTIQLLGQSYNVQYHYNDLTTISELQSYLTITDLNRYSQLKEDIEKNGINDPILFYTTANGIKLVIDGHVRLKACIELKITDIPTKEIREDFKCLEDIQFWMFKNQCQRRNLTPIERLQLACLYEETIEKRAKENLVKAGKGETIDDKIDTILEIAKLADVSKATVARYRKVIKNGSDKIRAKMIKGDVSITSAYMQTQNSRKKKSLNPDVKTDIQEDVQQEPELENLQTEISVEKYANDINTGRHLLVNNEIEYFIVAKDETKVKDFISQQPGAKYKLFILEI, from the coding sequence ATGTCAAATACAATTCAATTATTAGGTCAAAGCTATAATGTACAATATCACTACAATGATTTAACAACTATTTCGGAACTACAATCCTATCTTACTATTACAGATTTAAATAGATATAGCCAGTTAAAAGAAGATATTGAAAAAAACGGAATTAATGACCCGATTTTATTTTATACCACTGCAAACGGAATCAAACTCGTTATTGACGGTCATGTGCGTTTAAAAGCTTGTATTGAGCTTAAAATAACAGATATACCGACAAAAGAAATTCGAGAAGATTTTAAATGTCTGGAAGATATTCAGTTTTGGATGTTTAAAAATCAATGCCAAAGAAGAAATCTTACACCAATAGAAAGATTGCAGCTAGCATGTTTATATGAAGAAACTATTGAAAAAAGGGCAAAAGAAAATCTTGTCAAAGCAGGCAAAGGTGAGACTATAGATGATAAAATAGATACTATTTTAGAAATAGCCAAGCTTGCCGATGTTAGTAAAGCAACAGTTGCCAGATACAGAAAGGTTATAAAAAATGGGTCTGATAAAATTAGGGCAAAAATGATAAAGGGAGATGTAAGCATTACATCAGCATATATGCAGACACAAAATAGTCGAAAAAAGAAGAGTCTGAATCCTGATGTAAAAACAGATATTCAAGAAGATGTGCAACAAGAGCCAGAATTAGAAAATTTGCAGACTGAAATTTCTGTTGAAAAATATGCAAATGATATTAATACAGGCAGACATCTTTTAGTAAATAATGAAATTGAATATTTTATTGTAGCTAAAGATGAAACTAAAGTGAAAGATTTCATATCTCAACAACCAGGTGCTAAATATAAGCTTTTCATATTAGAGATTTAG
- a CDS encoding antirestriction protein ArdA, giving the protein MTNLRNCLDTASIYVGTYAKYNNGSLFGKWLDLADYSDYDELITAMYELHSDEQDPEFMFQDYECPFLEKMGLLSECHISKDIYEIIEQINDSGHDLEVYEACLDCLGNIDFHSLYEYVNNFYYGEFGSDEDFVQWLYEDDTFNIPNWVVIDWSATARSIMFDYFESNGHYFKS; this is encoded by the coding sequence ATGACAAATTTACGAAATTGTCTTGATACTGCGAGTATCTATGTAGGAACCTATGCCAAGTACAACAACGGCTCATTATTTGGGAAATGGCTTGATTTAGCCGATTACTCAGACTATGACGAACTAATTACCGCAATGTATGAGCTTCATTCTGACGAACAAGACCCTGAATTTATGTTTCAGGACTACGAATGTCCTTTTCTTGAAAAAATGGGATTGTTGAGCGAATGTCATATATCTAAAGACATTTACGAAATAATTGAACAAATTAACGATTCAGGACATGACTTAGAGGTTTACGAAGCCTGTTTAGATTGTTTAGGAAATATAGATTTCCACAGTTTATACGAGTATGTAAATAATTTTTATTACGGCGAGTTCGGAAGTGATGAAGATTTTGTACAATGGCTTTACGAAGATGATACTTTTAATATTCCTAATTGGGTTGTGATTGATTGGAGCGCAACTGCACGAAGCATAATGTTTGATTATTTTGAAAGTAACGGACATTATTTTAAATCGTAG
- a CDS encoding helix-turn-helix domain-containing protein translates to MTNSAIQLMQIDIESFGQFIQKLVREELEKIIPTQSEEKEFYTREETAKLLNVSLTTLFHWNNDGTLKNTKIGNRVYYSKDEVFSKLKQVS, encoded by the coding sequence ATGACAAATTCAGCCATTCAATTGATGCAAATAGATATAGAATCTTTTGGTCAGTTTATTCAAAAACTAGTTAGGGAAGAATTAGAAAAAATCATTCCTACACAATCAGAGGAAAAAGAGTTTTATACTCGTGAAGAAACAGCAAAGCTTTTAAATGTAAGTCTAACGACTTTATTCCATTGGAATAATGATGGTACATTAAAAAATACCAAAATCGGCAACAGAGTGTATTACTCAAAAGATGAAGTATTTTCAAAACTGAAACAAGTTTCTTAA